In Scatophagus argus isolate fScaArg1 chromosome 7, fScaArg1.pri, whole genome shotgun sequence, a genomic segment contains:
- the arntl1a gene encoding aryl hydrocarbon receptor nuclear translocator-like 1a, producing the protein MEGDDFNTEAVMNICDDLMADQRMDISSTMTDFMSPGSTDLISSSISTPGMDYTRKRKGSTTDYQIDGFSFDDMDPDKDKLGSDQQGRIKNAREAHSQIEKRRRDKMNSFIDELASLVPTCNAMSRKLDKLTVLRMAVQHMKTLRGAANPYTEANYKPSFLSDDELKHLILRAADGFLFVVGCDRGKILFVSESVYKILNYSQNDLIGQSLFDYLHPKDIAKVKEQLSSSDTAPRERLIDAKTGLPVKTDITPGPSRLCSGARRSFFCRMKCNRPSVKVEDKDFPSTCSKKKADRKSFCTIHSTGYLKSWPPTKMGLDEDNEPDNEGCNLSCLVAIGRLHPHIVPQPSLADIRVKPTEYVSRHAIDGKFVFVDQRATAILAYLPQELLGTSFYEYFHQDDIGHLAECHRQVLQMREKINTNCYKFKIKDGSFITLRSRWFSFMNPWTKEVEYIVSTNTVVSCPMMEGSDYPQSAASPQSMDSVLTSEGGGRRVLQTVPGIPGGTRAGAGKIGRMIAEEVMEIQRIRGSSPSSCGSSPLNITSTPPPDTCSPGGKKIQNGGTPELPSTGIIPGPDSVGYPYSNQSIMSDNSHLSIDIMDDPGSSSPSNDEAAMAVIMSLLEADAGLGGPVDFSDLPWPL; encoded by the exons ATGGAAGGAGATGATTTTAACACAGAGGCTGTGATGAACATCTGTG atGACCTGATGGCAGACCAACGGATGGACATCTCGTCTACAATGACCGACTTCATGTCCCCTGGCTCCACCGACCTCATCTCCAGCTCCATCAGCACACCTGGCATGGACTATACCCGCAAGAGGAAGGGCAGCACCACCGACTACCA AATTGATGGCTTCTCATTTGA tgaCATGGACCCAGATAAAGATAAACTGGGAAG tgACCAACAAGGCCGGATTAAGAATGCCAG agaaGCTCACAGCCAGATCGAGAAGCGTCGAAGGGACAAGATGAACAGCTTCATCGACGAACTGGCGTCACTGGTGCCCACCTGTAACGCCATGTCCCGCAAGCTAGACAAGCTGACGGTCCTGCGCATGGCTGTCCAGCACATGAAAACACTCAGAG GTGCAGCCAACCCTTACACAGAGGCCAACTACAAGCCCTCCTTCCTCTCAGACGATGAGCTGAAGCACTTGATACTAAGG GCTGCTGATGGTTTCCTGTTTGTGGTTGGGTGTGACCGTGGAAAGATACTTTTCGTTTCTGAGTCGGTGTACAAGATTCTCAACTACAGTCAG AACGATCTGATTGGTCAGAGCTTGTTCGACTACCTTCACCCCAAGGACATTGCCAAGGTGAAAGAGCAGCTGTCCTCTTCCGACACGGCCCCACGAGAGAGGCTCATTGACGCTAAAA CTGGCCTTCCGGTGAAGACAGACATCACCCCCGGCCCATCTCGACTCTGTTCTGGAGCCAGACGGTCGTTTTTCTGCAGGATGAAGTGCAACAGGCCCTCTGTCAAAGTAGAGGACAAAGACTTTCCCTCCACCTGCTCTAAGAAAAAAG CGGACCGCAAGAGCTTCTGCACCATCCACAGCACGGGCTACCTGAAGAGCTGGCCGCCCACCAAGATGGGTCTCGACGAGGACAACGAGCCCGACAACGAGGGCTGCAACCTGAGCTGCTTGGTGGCCATCGGCCGCCTGCACCCCCACATCGTCCCCCAACCCAGCCTGGCAGACATCAGGGTGAAGCCCACAGAGTATGTGTCCCGGCACGCCATCGACGGCAAATTCGTCTTTGTTGACCAGAG AGCCACGGCCATACTCGCCTACCTGCCCCAGGAGCTGCTGGGAACCTCTTTCTATGAGTATTTCCACCAAGACGACATCGGCCACTTGGCAGAGTGCCACCGACAAG TGCtgcagatgagagagaaaatcaaCACCAACTGTTACAAATTCAAGATCAAAGACGGCTCTTTTATCACGCTGAGGAGCCGATGGTTCAGCTTTATGAACCCCTGGACCAAGGAGGTGGAGTACATCGTCTCCACCAACACCGTTGTCTC GTGTCCCATGATGGAAGGATCAGACTACCCTCAATCTGCTGCCTCACCACAGAGCATGGACAGTGTTCTCACCTCAGAGG GTGGCGGAAGGCGGGTGCTGCAGACGGTGCCCGGCATCCCGGGTGGCACGAGAGCGGGAGCCGGCAAGATTGGTCGAATGATTGCAGAGGAAGTCATGGAGATCCAGAG GATTCGAGGCTCCTCCCCCTCCAGCTGTGGCTCCAGCCCTCTAAACATCACCAGCACCCCTCCACCTGACACCTGCTCTCCAGGGGGCAAGAAG ATTCAGAATGGAGGGACACCCGAGCTGCCGAGCACGGGGATCATTCCCGGACCTGATTCTGTAGGCTACCCCTACTCCAACCAGTCCATCATGA GCGACAACTCCCACCTGAGCATAGATATCATGGACGACCCCGGTTCTAGCAGCCCCAGCAACGACGAGGCGGCCATGGCGGTCATCATGTCCCTGCTGGAGGCGGACGCTGGCCTGGGCGGCCCCGTCGACTTCAGTGACCTGCCCTGGCCTTTGTGA